A genomic segment from Psychrobacter arcticus 273-4 encodes:
- a CDS encoding lipocalin family protein, which translates to MQTNKLPKSAWSDSEAAGSQSQHTDQLPKYQMKQDQAISAGNIDRASNDASYIHVGCSEECLESLAQDMSQQNSFFGYKSVKKTNVSAMHPNVIDSNTFKSSTVEVNSIKTSVFEEFEQSTVELTHTISPKNAASVAEIPERIFMNGLIRYTGIALAIIIPLAVFSAYAATPPVTQAVASKYMTNATTEMLAVKPSSIIHKSASTPTTLDSVDLKKYAGTWYEIGRLPMYFQRNCASDVAANYSR; encoded by the coding sequence ATGCAAACCAATAAGTTGCCGAAGTCAGCATGGTCTGATTCGGAAGCAGCTGGTTCTCAATCGCAGCATACTGACCAGCTACCTAAGTATCAGATGAAACAAGATCAGGCAATATCAGCAGGGAATATTGACCGTGCTAGTAATGATGCCAGTTATATCCATGTAGGTTGTAGTGAAGAATGTTTGGAGAGTCTGGCACAAGATATGTCTCAACAAAACAGCTTTTTTGGCTATAAAAGTGTCAAAAAAACTAATGTAAGCGCAATGCACCCTAATGTAATTGATAGCAATACCTTTAAAAGCAGTACGGTTGAAGTTAATTCTATTAAGACAAGTGTTTTTGAAGAATTTGAGCAATCCACAGTCGAATTAACTCACACTATATCTCCTAAAAACGCAGCAAGCGTTGCAGAGATACCAGAGCGTATATTTATGAATGGTCTTATTAGATATACCGGCATTGCCCTAGCGATTATCATACCGTTAGCTGTGTTCTCTGCTTATGCAGCGACACCGCCTGTTACTCAAGCGGTTGCTAGCAAATACATGACTAACGCAACGACAGAAATGCTCGCGGTTAAACCCAGTAGTATTATCCATAAATCTGCTAGTACACCGACTACGCTAGATAGTGTTGATTTAAAAAAATATGCTGGTACTTGGTATGAGATTGGTCGATTGCCAATGTACTTTCAGCGTAACTGTGCCAGTGATGTGGCCGCTAACTATAGTCGGTGA